One segment of Oncorhynchus kisutch isolate 150728-3 unplaced genomic scaffold, Okis_V2 scaffold1539, whole genome shotgun sequence DNA contains the following:
- the LOC109877382 gene encoding protein O-GlcNAcase-like isoform X2, which yields MPKPSASKATGKTCRFISGVVEGFYGRPWTMEQRTELFQREKKWGLNTYLYAPKDDYKHRMYWRDLYSPEEAEKLVALITAAKKNGVDFIYAISPGLDITFSNPKEVATLKRKLDQVSGFGCSSFSLLFDDIETEMCPADKQAFSSFAHAQVAVTNEVFTHLGQPDTFLFCPTDYCAAFCTPNVSQSAYLHTVGENLLPGIDVLWTGPKVVSHHITVESIVEVSSVLKRAPVIWDNIHANDYDPQRIFMGPYKDRPTDLIPKLRGVLTNPNCEYHPNFVAIHTLATWCRSEGGRGGGQRDVEMSGGDDEAGSDPCYSPKRALTLALTDWLQEFLSTDQPGGPRPLNPTHLKKESSDEEPMQTDVGDPVYVPGSGDNPLFTAEPLTLDDLQLLSELFYLPYEHGSTARTMLTELDWLKAHREAVGDAETEMTAEWRSRAKCFDVMCVAVFTMFNRLSNAPNRSILYDLYNYICDIKSGVTLARAYVKQLGGQSRPSAQVMTDDPEPWGFRGGLSGEFQRMLPCHGNRDLFRHPPMTSVYSIRPFCPEDKTEIQKIHMEMQRGEAKAPAAALPALISDGLAGGQLSPSPNCGLVLEDERGVCGYALGLTDATAAALNNQRTLPGDFPSLVTMQLHPRVTDPAPARRMIGSLLSLMKTSGSRGVFCELRQGDRRMFDFYSKLGSFTTLKMAGLPQDVVAMGTSL from the exons GCTTTTACGGGCGACCATGGACTATGGAACAGAGGACTGAGCTTTTCCAAAG ggAGAAGAAGTGGGGTCTGAACACGTACCTCTACGCCCCTAAAGATGACTACAAACACAGAATGTACTGGAGGGACCTATACTCACCTGAGGAGGCAG AGAAACTGGTTGCTCTGATAACTGCAGCGAAGAAGAACGGAGTGGACTTCATCTACGCCATTTCCCCTGGACTGGACATCACATTCTCCAACCCCAAAGAGGTTGCCACCCTGAAGAGGAAACTGGACCAG gTGAGTGGGTTTGGCTGCagttccttctccctcctctttgaCGACATCGAGACAGAGATGTGTCCGGCGGACAAGCAGGCATTCAGCTCGTTCGCCCACGCCCAGGTAGCTGTCACCAACGAGGTGTTCACACACCTGGGACAGCCTGACACCTTCCTCTTCTGCCCCACAG ATTACTGTGCAGCATTCTGCACTCCTAACGTCTCCCAGTCGGCCTACCTTCACACTGTGGGAGAGAACCTCCTACCTGGGATTGATGTTCTCTGGACAG GTCCTAAGGTGGTGTCGCACCACATCACGGTAGAGTCCATTGTAGAGGTGTCCTCCGTCCTGAAGAGGGCGCCGGTTATCTGGGACAACATCCACGCCAATGACTACGACCCCCAGAGAATCTTCATGGGACCATACAAG GATCGTCCCACAGACCTGATCCCCAAGCTGAGAGGGGTGCTGACCAACCCTAACTGTGAGTACCACCCTAACTTCGTGGCGATCCACACCCTGGCGACGTGGTGCCGGtctgaaggaggaagaggaggaggacagagagacgtgGAGATGA gtggtggtgatgatgaggcAGGCTCAGACCCCTGCTACAGCCCCAAGAGAGCCCTCACCCTGGCCCTGACTGACTGGCTACAGGAGTTCCTCAGCACGGACCAGCCTGGAG GCCCTCGACCTctgaaccccacccacctgaAGAAAGAGTCCTCTGACGAGGAGCCCATGCAGACTGACGTTGGAGACCCCGTGTACGTGCCAGGTTCTGGGGACAACCCCCTGTTCACTGCAGAACCCCTGACCCTGGACGATCTCCAGCTCCTCTCAGAACTGTTCTACCTGCCGTATGAACACGGTTCTACTGCTAGAACCATGCTGACGGAACTGGACTGGCTGAAAGCACACAGAGAAGCAGTGGGAGATGCAGAGACTGAGAtg acAGCAGAGTGGCGTTCCAGGGCGAAGTGTTTTGACGtgatgtgtgttgctgtgtttaccatGTTTAACCGCCTGTCCAACGCCCCCAACCGGAGCATCCTCTACGACCTCTACAACTACATCTGTGACATCAAGAGTGGTGTCACCCTGGCCCGCGCCTACGTCAAACAATTGG GGGGGCAGAGTAGGCCCTCAGCCCAGGTGATGACTGACGACCCAGAGCCCTGGGGGTTTAGAGGGGGTCTCTCCGGGGAGTTCCAG AGAATGCTGCCTTGCCATGGTAACAGAGATCTGTTCCGTCACCCTCCTATGACATCAGTGTATTCTATACGACCCTTCTGCCCAGAAGACAAG ACTGAGATACAGAAGATCCACATGGAGATGCAGAGAGGAGAGGCCAAGGCACCTGCAGCAGCACTACCTGCTCTGATCAGTGATGG GCTAGCAGGAGGGCAGCTGTCCCCCTCCCCAAACTGTGGTCTGGTTCTGGAGGATGAGAGGGGGGTGTGTGGGTACGCCCTGGGCCTCACTGACGCCACAGCAGCTGCACTGAACAACCAG AGGACGTTGCCAGGGGACTTCCCTTCCTTGGTAACCATGCAGCTCCACCCCCGGGTTACAGACCCCGCCCCCGCCAGGCGTATGATTGGCAGCCTGCTCTCGTTGATGAAAACCAGTG GTTCCAGAGGTGTGTTCTGTGAGCTGAGGCAGGGTGACAGGAGGATGTTTGACTTCTACTCTAAACTGGGCTCCTTCACAACGCTCAAAATGGCGGGGCTGCCTCAGGACGTCGTCGCCATGGGAACCAGCTTGTAG
- the LOC109877382 gene encoding protein O-GlcNAcase-like isoform X3, producing MYWRDLYSPEEAEKLVALITAAKKNGVDFIYAISPGLDITFSNPKEVATLKRKLDQVSGFGCSSFSLLFDDIETEMCPADKQAFSSFAHAQVAVTNEVFTHLGQPDTFLFCPTDYCAAFCTPNVSQSAYLHTVGENLLPGIDVLWTGPKVVSHHITVESIVEVSSVLKRAPVIWDNIHANDYDPQRIFMGPYKDRPTDLIPKLRGVLTNPNCEYHPNFVAIHTLATWCRSEGGRGGGQRDVEMTGGGDDEAGSDPCYSPKRALTLALTDWLQEFLSTDQPGGPRPLNPTHLKKESSDEEPMQTDVGDPVYVPGSGDNPLFTAEPLTLDDLQLLSELFYLPYEHGSTARTMLTELDWLKAHREAVGDAETEMTAEWRSRAKCFDVMCVAVFTMFNRLSNAPNRSILYDLYNYICDIKSGVTLARAYVKQLGGQSRPSAQVMTDDPEPWGFRGGLSGEFQRMLPCHGNRDLFRHPPMTSVYSIRPFCPEDKTEIQKIHMEMQRGEAKAPAAALPALISDGLAGGQLSPSPNCGLVLEDERGVCGYALGLTDATAAALNNQRTLPGDFPSLVTMQLHPRVTDPAPARRMIGSLLSLMKTSGSRGVFCELRQGDRRMFDFYSKLGSFTTLKMAGLPQDVVAMGTSL from the exons ATGTACTGGAGGGACCTATACTCACCTGAGGAGGCAG AGAAACTGGTTGCTCTGATAACTGCAGCGAAGAAGAACGGAGTGGACTTCATCTACGCCATTTCCCCTGGACTGGACATCACATTCTCCAACCCCAAAGAGGTTGCCACCCTGAAGAGGAAACTGGACCAG gTGAGTGGGTTTGGCTGCagttccttctccctcctctttgaCGACATCGAGACAGAGATGTGTCCGGCGGACAAGCAGGCATTCAGCTCGTTCGCCCACGCCCAGGTAGCTGTCACCAACGAGGTGTTCACACACCTGGGACAGCCTGACACCTTCCTCTTCTGCCCCACAG ATTACTGTGCAGCATTCTGCACTCCTAACGTCTCCCAGTCGGCCTACCTTCACACTGTGGGAGAGAACCTCCTACCTGGGATTGATGTTCTCTGGACAG GTCCTAAGGTGGTGTCGCACCACATCACGGTAGAGTCCATTGTAGAGGTGTCCTCCGTCCTGAAGAGGGCGCCGGTTATCTGGGACAACATCCACGCCAATGACTACGACCCCCAGAGAATCTTCATGGGACCATACAAG GATCGTCCCACAGACCTGATCCCCAAGCTGAGAGGGGTGCTGACCAACCCTAACTGTGAGTACCACCCTAACTTCGTGGCGATCCACACCCTGGCGACGTGGTGCCGGtctgaaggaggaagaggaggaggacagagagacgtgGAGATGA caggtggtggtgatgatgaggcAGGCTCAGACCCCTGCTACAGCCCCAAGAGAGCCCTCACCCTGGCCCTGACTGACTGGCTACAGGAGTTCCTCAGCACGGACCAGCCTGGAG GCCCTCGACCTctgaaccccacccacctgaAGAAAGAGTCCTCTGACGAGGAGCCCATGCAGACTGACGTTGGAGACCCCGTGTACGTGCCAGGTTCTGGGGACAACCCCCTGTTCACTGCAGAACCCCTGACCCTGGACGATCTCCAGCTCCTCTCAGAACTGTTCTACCTGCCGTATGAACACGGTTCTACTGCTAGAACCATGCTGACGGAACTGGACTGGCTGAAAGCACACAGAGAAGCAGTGGGAGATGCAGAGACTGAGAtg acAGCAGAGTGGCGTTCCAGGGCGAAGTGTTTTGACGtgatgtgtgttgctgtgtttaccatGTTTAACCGCCTGTCCAACGCCCCCAACCGGAGCATCCTCTACGACCTCTACAACTACATCTGTGACATCAAGAGTGGTGTCACCCTGGCCCGCGCCTACGTCAAACAATTGG GGGGGCAGAGTAGGCCCTCAGCCCAGGTGATGACTGACGACCCAGAGCCCTGGGGGTTTAGAGGGGGTCTCTCCGGGGAGTTCCAG AGAATGCTGCCTTGCCATGGTAACAGAGATCTGTTCCGTCACCCTCCTATGACATCAGTGTATTCTATACGACCCTTCTGCCCAGAAGACAAG ACTGAGATACAGAAGATCCACATGGAGATGCAGAGAGGAGAGGCCAAGGCACCTGCAGCAGCACTACCTGCTCTGATCAGTGATGG GCTAGCAGGAGGGCAGCTGTCCCCCTCCCCAAACTGTGGTCTGGTTCTGGAGGATGAGAGGGGGGTGTGTGGGTACGCCCTGGGCCTCACTGACGCCACAGCAGCTGCACTGAACAACCAG AGGACGTTGCCAGGGGACTTCCCTTCCTTGGTAACCATGCAGCTCCACCCCCGGGTTACAGACCCCGCCCCCGCCAGGCGTATGATTGGCAGCCTGCTCTCGTTGATGAAAACCAGTG GTTCCAGAGGTGTGTTCTGTGAGCTGAGGCAGGGTGACAGGAGGATGTTTGACTTCTACTCTAAACTGGGCTCCTTCACAACGCTCAAAATGGCGGGGCTGCCTCAGGACGTCGTCGCCATGGGAACCAGCTTGTAG
- the LOC109877382 gene encoding protein O-GlcNAcase-like isoform X1, with translation MPKPSASKATGKTCRFISGVVEGFYGRPWTMEQRTELFQREKKWGLNTYLYAPKDDYKHRMYWRDLYSPEEAEKLVALITAAKKNGVDFIYAISPGLDITFSNPKEVATLKRKLDQVSGFGCSSFSLLFDDIETEMCPADKQAFSSFAHAQVAVTNEVFTHLGQPDTFLFCPTDYCAAFCTPNVSQSAYLHTVGENLLPGIDVLWTGPKVVSHHITVESIVEVSSVLKRAPVIWDNIHANDYDPQRIFMGPYKDRPTDLIPKLRGVLTNPNCEYHPNFVAIHTLATWCRSEGGRGGGQRDVEMTGGGDDEAGSDPCYSPKRALTLALTDWLQEFLSTDQPGGPRPLNPTHLKKESSDEEPMQTDVGDPVYVPGSGDNPLFTAEPLTLDDLQLLSELFYLPYEHGSTARTMLTELDWLKAHREAVGDAETEMTAEWRSRAKCFDVMCVAVFTMFNRLSNAPNRSILYDLYNYICDIKSGVTLARAYVKQLGGQSRPSAQVMTDDPEPWGFRGGLSGEFQRMLPCHGNRDLFRHPPMTSVYSIRPFCPEDKTEIQKIHMEMQRGEAKAPAAALPALISDGLAGGQLSPSPNCGLVLEDERGVCGYALGLTDATAAALNNQRTLPGDFPSLVTMQLHPRVTDPAPARRMIGSLLSLMKTSGSRGVFCELRQGDRRMFDFYSKLGSFTTLKMAGLPQDVVAMGTSL, from the exons GCTTTTACGGGCGACCATGGACTATGGAACAGAGGACTGAGCTTTTCCAAAG ggAGAAGAAGTGGGGTCTGAACACGTACCTCTACGCCCCTAAAGATGACTACAAACACAGAATGTACTGGAGGGACCTATACTCACCTGAGGAGGCAG AGAAACTGGTTGCTCTGATAACTGCAGCGAAGAAGAACGGAGTGGACTTCATCTACGCCATTTCCCCTGGACTGGACATCACATTCTCCAACCCCAAAGAGGTTGCCACCCTGAAGAGGAAACTGGACCAG gTGAGTGGGTTTGGCTGCagttccttctccctcctctttgaCGACATCGAGACAGAGATGTGTCCGGCGGACAAGCAGGCATTCAGCTCGTTCGCCCACGCCCAGGTAGCTGTCACCAACGAGGTGTTCACACACCTGGGACAGCCTGACACCTTCCTCTTCTGCCCCACAG ATTACTGTGCAGCATTCTGCACTCCTAACGTCTCCCAGTCGGCCTACCTTCACACTGTGGGAGAGAACCTCCTACCTGGGATTGATGTTCTCTGGACAG GTCCTAAGGTGGTGTCGCACCACATCACGGTAGAGTCCATTGTAGAGGTGTCCTCCGTCCTGAAGAGGGCGCCGGTTATCTGGGACAACATCCACGCCAATGACTACGACCCCCAGAGAATCTTCATGGGACCATACAAG GATCGTCCCACAGACCTGATCCCCAAGCTGAGAGGGGTGCTGACCAACCCTAACTGTGAGTACCACCCTAACTTCGTGGCGATCCACACCCTGGCGACGTGGTGCCGGtctgaaggaggaagaggaggaggacagagagacgtgGAGATGA caggtggtggtgatgatgaggcAGGCTCAGACCCCTGCTACAGCCCCAAGAGAGCCCTCACCCTGGCCCTGACTGACTGGCTACAGGAGTTCCTCAGCACGGACCAGCCTGGAG GCCCTCGACCTctgaaccccacccacctgaAGAAAGAGTCCTCTGACGAGGAGCCCATGCAGACTGACGTTGGAGACCCCGTGTACGTGCCAGGTTCTGGGGACAACCCCCTGTTCACTGCAGAACCCCTGACCCTGGACGATCTCCAGCTCCTCTCAGAACTGTTCTACCTGCCGTATGAACACGGTTCTACTGCTAGAACCATGCTGACGGAACTGGACTGGCTGAAAGCACACAGAGAAGCAGTGGGAGATGCAGAGACTGAGAtg acAGCAGAGTGGCGTTCCAGGGCGAAGTGTTTTGACGtgatgtgtgttgctgtgtttaccatGTTTAACCGCCTGTCCAACGCCCCCAACCGGAGCATCCTCTACGACCTCTACAACTACATCTGTGACATCAAGAGTGGTGTCACCCTGGCCCGCGCCTACGTCAAACAATTGG GGGGGCAGAGTAGGCCCTCAGCCCAGGTGATGACTGACGACCCAGAGCCCTGGGGGTTTAGAGGGGGTCTCTCCGGGGAGTTCCAG AGAATGCTGCCTTGCCATGGTAACAGAGATCTGTTCCGTCACCCTCCTATGACATCAGTGTATTCTATACGACCCTTCTGCCCAGAAGACAAG ACTGAGATACAGAAGATCCACATGGAGATGCAGAGAGGAGAGGCCAAGGCACCTGCAGCAGCACTACCTGCTCTGATCAGTGATGG GCTAGCAGGAGGGCAGCTGTCCCCCTCCCCAAACTGTGGTCTGGTTCTGGAGGATGAGAGGGGGGTGTGTGGGTACGCCCTGGGCCTCACTGACGCCACAGCAGCTGCACTGAACAACCAG AGGACGTTGCCAGGGGACTTCCCTTCCTTGGTAACCATGCAGCTCCACCCCCGGGTTACAGACCCCGCCCCCGCCAGGCGTATGATTGGCAGCCTGCTCTCGTTGATGAAAACCAGTG GTTCCAGAGGTGTGTTCTGTGAGCTGAGGCAGGGTGACAGGAGGATGTTTGACTTCTACTCTAAACTGGGCTCCTTCACAACGCTCAAAATGGCGGGGCTGCCTCAGGACGTCGTCGCCATGGGAACCAGCTTGTAG